One window of Nymphaea colorata isolate Beijing-Zhang1983 chromosome 1, ASM883128v2, whole genome shotgun sequence genomic DNA carries:
- the LOC116245956 gene encoding uncharacterized protein LOC116245956 isoform X2, whose product MRTTKKVARKKLINGPKSLSSLQFKHGGARTVNIQKWSAKAECRRRRGREKWQQAKLSYQVSKSWRYWPYSSSYFQDHPWLPTFAKASSHGRSWLDRPEKLLSP is encoded by the exons ATGCGAACTACCAAGAAAGTCGCAcgaaagaaattaattaatgggcccaaatctctctcttcccttcagTTCAAGCATGGAGGCGCGCGCACGGTCAACATTCAAAAGTGGTCGGCGAAAG CTGAATGcaggaggcggagagggagagagaaatggcAACAAGCAAAGTTGTCTTATCAGGTGTCCAAGTCATGGCGGTACTGGCCGTACTCTTCTTCCTACTTTCAGGATCATCCATGGCTGCCGACTTTTGCCAAG GCAAGCAGTCATGGCCGGAGCTGGTTGGACAGGCCGGAGAAGTTGCTGAGCCCGTGA
- the LOC116260757 gene encoding protein EXORDIUM-like 7 yields the protein MTLLPCYLLQKDSHMFGLLTLRGNALDSAPDRSTSLCMGCRPGCRWCQNGDVGVDGMIINIASMLPGIVTNPYKSVHFQGMTSASLEAASACAGIHGKNAYAGQHASNIDDHSVDTHITILAPAAARSAAHTEAGGMARHTIQGIASQSQATQTCAILNVFLYHIDEDVAVEGFCMSSCGLHDSAPLLPIAERFAYVWVANPESQCPGQCAWPFHQPLHRLQTRLLVAPNGDVGVDGMINIASKLLDIVTNPDQSGYFQGMATAPLEAMSACLISLHRPTLPLEEQ from the exons ATGACTCTGCTCCCCTGCTACCTATTGCAGAAAGATTCGCATATGTTTGGGTTGCTAACTCTGAGAGGCAATGCCCTGGACAGTGCGCCTGACCGTTCCACCAGCCTCTGTATGGGCTGCAGACCAGGCTGCAGGTGGTGCCAAAATGGTGATGTGGGTGTCGACGGAATGATCATCAATATTGCTAGCATGTTGCCTGGTATCGTCACCAATCCCTACAAGAGCGTCCACTTCCAAGGAATGACTAGTGCTTCTCTAGAGGCAGCATCGGCCTGTGCAGGGATACACGGCAAGAACGCTTATGCCGG GCAACATGCTAGCAATATTGATGATCATTCTGTCGACACCCACATCACCATTTTGGCGCCAGCAGCAGCCCGGTCTGCAGCCCATACAGAGGCTGGTGGAATGGCCAGGCACACTATCCAGGGCATTGCCTCTCAGAGTCAAGCAACCCAAACATGTGCTATTCTTAATGTATTCTTATATCATATAGATGAA GACGTCGCAGTCGAGGGATTCTGCATGAGCAGCTGCGGCCTCCATGACTCCGCTCCCCTGCTGCCTATTGCTGAAAGATTCGCATATGTTTGGGTTGCTAATCCCGAGAGCCAGTGCCCTGGACAGTGTGCCTGGCCATTCCACCAGCCTCTGCATCGGCTGCAGACCAGGCTGCTGGTGGCACCAAATGGTGATGTGGGTGTCGATGGAATGATCAACATTGCCAGCAAGTTGCTTGACATCGTCACCAACCCCGACCAGAGCGGCTACTTCCAAGGGATGGCCACTGCTCCTCTAGAGGCAATGTCGGCCTGTCTTATCTCCCTGCACAGGCCGACGTTGCCTCTAGAGGAGCAATAG
- the LOC116245956 gene encoding glu S.griseus protease inhibitor-like isoform X1, whose translation MQEAEREREMATSKVVLSGVQVMAVLAVLFFLLSGSSMAADFCQGKQSWPELVGQAGEVAEPVIKGQNPFVKDVIIVRNDTKLIENFRCDRVWIFTNPDGTISRIPTVG comes from the exons ATGcaggaggcggagagggagagagaaatggcAACAAGCAAAGTTGTCTTATCAGGTGTCCAAGTCATGGCGGTACTGGCCGTACTCTTCTTCCTACTTTCAGGATCATCCATGGCTGCCGACTTTTGCCAAG GCAAGCAGTCATGGCCGGAGCTGGTTGGACAGGCCGGAGAAGTTGCTGAGCCCGTGATCAAAGGGCAAAACCCTTTTGTGAAGGATGTTATTATTGTCCGGAACGACACAAAGCTAATTGAAAATTTCCGCTGCGATCGGGTCTGGATCTTTACTAACCCTGACGGCACCATTAGCAGGATCCCAACGGTTGGTTAG